The genomic DNA CGGGCCGCGTCCGACCCCGAAGGGAAGGTGGACTTCACCGACCTGCTGGAGGAGCCCTTCCTCGCCCTCCCTCCGGAGGCCGGCCCGCTGCGGGACTACTGGCTGGCCCTGGACGCCCGGGACGGTCGTCAGCCGCGGATCGGCGGGGTGGTGGCCAGCGCCGAGGAGACCCACGAGGCGGTCGCCAGCGGCCAGGGGGTGGCGCTGCTGGCCACCGGTAACGCCTCGCTGGTTGTCCGGGACGAGGTGATCGCCGTGCCGGTCCGGGGCATTTCCCCATCCCAACTGGCGGTGGCCGCCGGCCGGGACGACACACGGCCACTGGTCCTCGCCTACCTGGCCGCTGCGCGGGAGGTTGGGGCCACAACCTGTTGATTCGGCGCCTGATGCGTCGTGGATCTCGCCGGCCCTGCTCTCATCGGCAGCCACCACGGCATGCCCAGGCGCCACCTGGATCTGGGGCAGGCCCACACCGCCAACCCGCCGATTACGGCGGCGATATATGTACACCGTTCGAGGAACCCAGCGCCAGCAATGGGATTGCCTCAGGAGCGGGCACCCGTGCCTGACTGTGCGAATCCCAGGCACCGGCCCTGCCGCGCTCCTTCATGGCAGCGCGGGAAGGGGAGCCACCCCGGCGTTCGCGGTGCCGCGAACGGACCATCCGCAGACGCTCGCGCGGCATACAGACGTAGGTGCCCGAGCCGGCACGTCCTTCGAGGAGGCCCTCGATGATCAAGCCGTCCATGGCCCTCTGCATGACGTTGCGCCCGACCCCGTACTTCTCGGCGAGCTTTGCCCGAGACGGCAGGCGCTCCCCTATCCCCCACTCTCCCGCGAGAATCCGTGCACGCAGCACGTCGGCCAATGCAAGGTACGGCGCCTCTCGGGGCATAGGTGACTCTCCGGTTGCTCTGCTACGCGGCAGCTGTTGATTCCAGGCGGCGTTGGCAAACTACTGCACCAGGTGAAAGCTACTGGAGTAGAAATGCGCTCAGTCCACTCCAGCCCTTCGGCTGCCACCGCTACCTCCGTGACCGACAGTCCCGGCGGTCGCTTCGGCGCCGGGAACCACCGGTGGAACAGAGTCACCCGTGTCTCCTCGGCAAGCCGTACCGCAACATCCGCCAGCACATCCGCGTCGTACGACAGCCACACCTGGAACCGGTGGGTGTGCGGGACCTCCGGGTTCACCCGGAACCAGGGCACCCCTGCCGCCCCGAGCGCCTTCCCGACCACCTCCGCGTGCGCCACGTACTCCGGCAGCCGGGGCAGCTCCCGCTCCAGACCGAGGAGCGCGCGCTCAACACCACCGGGTACTGCTGGACTCAAGAGGACGCCCCAAGTGCGGGGGCGCTCCCACAGCCGCGTCCCGTCGAAGTGGACGCCCGCATCCCGCTCCCGCGCGGCCTCGACCACGGCGGTCAGCTCCTTCCACGTCGGCAGGACGAACCCGGGCTCGCGGGGCGGCAGTTCGAGCATCAGCGTGCCGAAGGGCTCCTCGAAGTGGCGGACCTCGTCGGCGTCGAGTAGCCGCGGTTCTGACGTCGGGTGCACCGGTGGCGCGGGAGAAGCGCAGGATGGTGTTGAGACTCATACCGAGCCGCCGGCTGCCGAGTGGCGGACCTCTTGGGCTTCGCAGCGCAAGCACAACGTCACCTGGTGCTGACCGACCGCTTCGCCGTCACTTGAACGACCGACGTCATCCGGCAGTACATCGGCTGAGGTCGACACGGGCAGGAGTTCAGCCCACCGGCTCATGCTCGGGTGAGGACGACGGCGCGCCGGTCCATCGGTGCAGGGTGGCTTCGAGGCCGGTGACGGCAGCGTTGCCGGTGGTGTCGGAGGCCCAGGCGACCACCCCGTCCGGGCGTACCAACACCCCGGTCGGCGTCGCGTGGTCGTCGGTCACGCTGCTCACCCGCCCGTCCCAGGCCGCGGCGAGGCGGGCGAACGCGCCTTCCGGAGTGCGGTCGAGCAGCAGGAACCCGCCGTCGTGACCGTGGTCGGCCAGACGGGAGCCGTCCCTCAGCCACAGGTCGGGGACGAACCGCCCGACCAGCGGATGGTCGCCGAGCAGGTCGATGCGCTGGTCGACTCCGGAGATCTTCTTGACCGCGTAGGTCGTGCCCGCCCGAGTGCTCAGCAAATCGCCGACGACCTCCCGGAGCGCGGCCGACTTGGCGTCCCCGCGCAGCACCCCGATCTGGGCCCGCGTCCAGTCCAGCACCCAGGCGCCAAGGGGACGACGTTCGGCGTCGTAGGTGTCGAGCAGCCCTTCGGGTGCCCACCCGGCGACCACGGCGCCGAGCTTCCAGCCGAGGTTCATCGCGTCGCCGACCCCGAGATTGAGCCCCTGACCGCCGAACGGCGGGTGCACGTGCGCGGCGTCGCCGGCCAGCAGCACCCGCCCCGACCGGTAGGTCGCGGCCTGGCGGGCGTTGTCGGTCCAGCGGGTCGCGGCACCGCGCAGCGCGGTCAGCGTGACGTCGGTGCCCGAGACCCGGCGCAAACTGGTCTGCAACTCCTCGAGGGTGACCGGCGCCACGGGGGTCCCCCCGCGCGAGCGAAGCCGAGCGTGGGGGAGGTCTGCGGGAGGGCCGTCGAACTCCACGGTGACCACCCGCCCGGGCTGCGGCCCGTAGCGGTACGCCCCCCGGGTCGACCACGCCCATCCGTTGGCGAGCTTCTCCGGGTCGGCGATGTCGACGACCGCCAGATGTCCGGTGAGTTCGGGGTCGGTGCCGGGGAAGTCGATGCCCGCGAGGCGGCGCACGGCGCTGTGCCCGCCGTCGCACCCGACCAGCCACCCGGTGCGCACGGCGCCGGCGGCAGTGCCGACGAGCACGCCGTCGCCGGTGTCTTCGAGCGTGGTGACCTCCACTCCGCGACGCACCGGTACGCCGAGTCGCGCGACATGGTCGGCGAGCAGCTCTTCCAGCTCACGCTGCGGCACCAACCTCGCTCCGTCGGCCGCGGTGTGCGCGGCGAGGTCGGGATCGGACCAGTCCACGAGGTCGGCGTCGAGGACCATCCCCGCGAAGTGCCCGGTGAACCGCGAGTCGGGCGCTCGCCGGCCCTCACCGGGTGTCCGGTCGTCGACCATGCGGGTGAACGATCCCACCCGCTCGAGCATCTCTCGCTGCACCTTTTCGGCGGCAGGCAGCAGGCCGCGGCGGTCGAGTGCCTCGGCCGTCGGCATGTTGATCGACTGCGCCTTCATCGCCTCGTCCGGCTCGGCCCGTCGCTCGAGTACCTGCACCGTCGCCCCGGTGAGCGCCAACTCCGCGGCGAGCACGAGGCCCACCGGCCCGGCGCCGACCACGGTCACGTCCACATCCTGGTTCACATTCATGTTCACGAACAGTGTTCTATTTACGAACGGTGTTCGTGTCAAGTTATAGTGGTCGGGTGAACCCGAGAGAGCGACGCGCGGCGCGCCACCAGCTGCCGAACCCCGAGGCCGAAGCAGCCCCCAGGCCGCGGCGGCGCAAGGCCCCGATCACCGTGGAACAGGTCATCGACACCGCGCTGGGCGTCATCGCCACAGAGGGATACGAGGCACTGACCATGCGCCGACTGGCAGGCGCGCTCGACACCGGACCCGCCTCGCTCTACGCCCACGTGGTCAACAAGGCCGACCTCGACGAGTTGCTCATCGGGCGACTGTGCGCCGAACTCGTACTACCCGAACCCGACCCCGCAGCCTGGCGGGAGCAGATCCGCGGCGTGTGCACCCAGGTACGCGACCAGTACCTGAAATACCCCGGAATCTCCCGCGCCGCGCTCGCCATGGCCCCCACCGACCTCGAGACCCTGCGCGTCAGCGAAGGAATGCTGGCGATCCTGCTCGCCGGCGGCGTCGCCCCGCAGGCCGCCGCCTGGGCCATCGACGCCCTCTTGCTGTACGTGGCCGCCTACTGCCTGGAGATCTCCATCGCGAAGCAGCGCAGGGTCCACGACGAGGCGGACTGGGTCGTCGACACCGACGAGCTCCAGCGCCGACTGGCCGCGCTGCCTGCCGAGACCTTCCCTCACACCACCCGCTACGCGGCCGAGCTCACCGCCGGCGAGAGCCACGACCGGTTCGACTTCACCCTCGCCCTGATGATCGACGGCCTCGCACGCCGCTAGCCCGACATCGCCTTCCCACCTCGGTGGGCAGATGAGCAGGACATCGGTCGGGCCCCACGGTCAGACGGCCCCCGATGCGCCCGGTCCCTGAGGCTCGGCATCAGCATCCGTTTGGAACGGACGAACACGCCCCAGCCGATGATCGACACGTTGAACAGCTCGGTGAACGCGACGACTCCGGAGTAAGGCAGGTCGGGTAGGAGCGCAGCCAGTAGAGCAGCGGGACCAGCGCGAGGTCGACGCCTCCGATCCAGGCCACGTAGCGAAAAGGCCGGTGCACAGCGAGCGTGAACACGGCGGCCATCGCCGCCCCGCCCGAGGTGTTGGACAGCAGACCGACCGGGACCATCGCGACGGCGAGGCCGACCGGTCGCCGGCGCCACAGCCAGACCGCCGCACAGTTGTGTGGCTGATTGCTTCACGCGGTGACCTTGGCAATGAGCGCGGCGAGGTTCGCGACGGTCCGCTGGATCTTCTCATCCAAGGTGAGCGACTCGGGAAGCCGCGCACCGACGCCCGCATCCTTCTTGCCCCGCACATACAGCGAGCAGGCGAGGTCGCTGCATATGTAGGCGCCCACGGAGTTGCCCTGCTGCCCGGCCTTGCCCGCCTTCGCGGCGACCATCAGCGAGACGCCGCCGGTGTGGGTGGTCATGCACATCGAGCACATGCTGCGCCGCGTCTGCCAAGAAGTGGCACTGGGGCAGCGCAACGCGAGCGCCACCGGGCGTCCGTCCCGCTCGGTGGCGAGGTAGGCCCGGTCGGGGGCCTGGGGGTCCCGCCAGCCGAGGAAGTCCAAGTCGTCCCAGGGCCGTTCGGCCAGGTCGCGGGGGACGGACAGGCGCTTCGCCTCACCCTTGGTGCAGTTCACGAACGCGGTACGGATCTCTGGCTCGGTCAGTGGCTTCATAAGCAGCAGGCTAATTTGCCTAAATCTATTAGGCAAATGCATGATGGTTATCGCTAGATCGGAGGGAGGTTATGGTTCGAGCAGGGCTGCCCCTGGAGCGCCCGACCCGGCCGGGGACCGAACTGGCCGACGAGGTCTTGGATTCCCTCGACGCTCTGCTGCGGTCGGTAACCGGACCACGCCCTGACCCGCCGGGAGCCGCGCCGCCGGAGACGGTCCGCCACGCCCGCACGCCCGCGCAGGTACTCACGCACTCACGCACCTGAACAATCCGGAAATCTTGATCAACAGGCTGGGACAATGAACACTCAACACGACTGGATCACCACACCTGTCACCGCGGACATCCTGCGCGGATTCCTCGACGTGGAACCGACCGCGCAGGGCCTGCTGCCGCATCGGCTGCCCGCTAGGGCTCGCCGGCAGTCCCTGACAACCAACTGGCCGTGGCCGAGGCCCAGCCCTCCGGCGTGCGGTTGGCCTTCCGCACCCGGGCCACCACCATCGAACTGGACACGCTGCCGACCAAGCGGGTCTACCGAGGTTTCCCGGCCCCGGCGGACGGCGTGTACGACCTGCTGGTGGACGGCCGACTCGCTGCCCAGGCCACGGTGGCCGACGGTAACGTCCGCACGATTGTCGACATGGTCACCCAGTCCACCGAACTGCGTGAAGGGCCCGCCGGTACCGCCCGGTTCACCGATCTGCCGGCGGGTGGCAAGGACATCGAGATCTGGCTTCCGCATACGGAGATCACCGAGCTGATCGCCCTGCGCACCGATGACCCGGTC from Streptomyces avermitilis MA-4680 = NBRC 14893 includes the following:
- a CDS encoding FAD-dependent oxidoreductase; the encoded protein is MNVNQDVDVTVVGAGPVGLVLAAELALTGATVQVLERRAEPDEAMKAQSINMPTAEALDRRGLLPAAEKVQREMLERVGSFTRMVDDRTPGEGRRAPDSRFTGHFAGMVLDADLVDWSDPDLAAHTAADGARLVPQRELEELLADHVARLGVPVRRGVEVTTLEDTGDGVLVGTAAGAVRTGWLVGCDGGHSAVRRLAGIDFPGTDPELTGHLAVVDIADPEKLANGWAWSTRGAYRYGPQPGRVVTVEFDGPPADLPHARLRSRGGTPVAPVTLEELQTSLRRVSGTDVTLTALRGAATRWTDNARQAATYRSGRVLLAGDAAHVHPPFGGQGLNLGVGDAMNLGWKLGAVVAGWAPEGLLDTYDAERRPLGAWVLDWTRAQIGVLRGDAKSAALREVVGDLLSTRAGTTYAVKKISGVDQRIDLLGDHPLVGRFVPDLWLRDGSRLADHGHDGGFLLLDRTPEGAFARLAAAWDGRVSSVTDDHATPTGVLVRPDGVVAWASDTTGNAAVTGLEATLHRWTGAPSSSPEHEPVG
- a CDS encoding TetR/AcrR family transcriptional regulator, whose protein sequence is MNPRERRAARHQLPNPEAEAAPRPRRRKAPITVEQVIDTALGVIATEGYEALTMRRLAGALDTGPASLYAHVVNKADLDELLIGRLCAELVLPEPDPAAWREQIRGVCTQVRDQYLKYPGISRAALAMAPTDLETLRVSEGMLAILLAGGVAPQAAAWAIDALLLYVAAYCLEISIAKQRRVHDEADWVVDTDELQRRLAALPAETFPHTTRYAAELTAGESHDRFDFTLALMIDGLARR
- a CDS encoding FBP domain-containing protein, with the protein product MKPLTEPEIRTAFVNCTKGEAKRLSVPRDLAERPWDDLDFLGWRDPQAPDRAYLATERDGRPVALALRCPSATSWQTRRSMCSMCMTTHTGGVSLMVAAKAGKAGQQGNSVGAYICSDLACSLYVRGKKDAGVGARLPESLTLDEKIQRTVANLAALIAKVTA